The following are encoded together in the Citrus sinensis cultivar Valencia sweet orange chromosome 1, DVS_A1.0, whole genome shotgun sequence genome:
- the LOC127903667 gene encoding receptor-like protein 15, whose amino-acid sequence MELFESLGVDMEISDMSFSLSLDKGQGCEWGSRNGWSSLFAQKKNVLNPYFWQMLREMISSRMMSSGCTVVCGDGSREFYNSCVMALHAPDALKILGNQATFDECSLLTSFQQLESLHLENNNIAGFVENGGLERLSGLSNLKFINLGGNLFNNSIFSSLAGLSSLRTLLLRFNRLKGSIDVKELDSMSNLKVLDMGMNEIEDFSVRPKDYRILRKLYALVLDDVTIRDGNKFLQAMGSFPSLKTLSLKSSNFTRTVNSQESESSHSMTPKFQLESVALSGSGIHATFPKFLYNQHDLEYVDFSDSNLKGEFLNWLLENNTNLNTLVLRNNSLSGPFRMPIQPHWHLDTLYVSKNFFQGNIPLEIGVYFPRLVYLNLSRNDFNGSIPSSIGDMNSLEALDLSHNQLTGEIPEHLAMSCFNLEFLVLSENSLLGQLFSKKNYLRKLVSLHLDANYFTGEIPKSLSNCSHLEGLYMSDNNLYGNIPAWLGNLSSLYDIMMASNHLQGPIPLEFCQLNYLQILDLSENNISGSLPSCSSHSSITQVHLSKNMLYGPLRYGTFFNRSSIVTLDLSYNSFSGYIPYWIERLTYLRYLILANNNLEGEVPIQLCRLKQLRLIDLSNNNIFGQIPGCLDNTSLHNNGDNDDSLVPAFNHNVRSTYSAGSSTMEKEESIMFTTKEISFSYKGKPLNKMYGVDLSCNKLTGEIPPQISKLTRIRALNLSHNNLTGVIPVTFSNLNQVESLDISYNNLNGKIPPQLVELNALAFFSVAHNNLSGKIPEWTAQFTTFKEDSYEGNPLLCGKPLPDCDVAAVPEASNEEDGNSLIDMGSFYITFTSSYVIVILAIIGVLYVNPYWHRRWFYLIENWMTSCFYFIIDNLIPTRFYHACMQLHYYLV is encoded by the exons ATGGAGTTGTTTGAGAGTCTTGGCGTTGATATGGAGATATCAGATATGTCATTTTCATTGAGCTTAGACAAAGGCCAAGGCTGTGAATGGGGTAGCAGAAATGGCTGGTCCAGTTTGTTTGCACAGAAGAAAAATGTGCTCAATCCTTACTTTTGGCAAATGCTTCGGGAAATGATAAGTTCAAGGATGATGTCCTCAG GTTGCACTGTGGTCTGTGGAGATGGTTCCCGAGAATTTTACAATAGCTGTGTAATGGCACTTCATGCTCCAGATGCTTTAAAAATACTTGGAAACCAAGCAACATTTGATGAATGTTCCTTGCTTACCTCCTTTCAACAACTTGAGTCTCTTCACTTAGAAAACAACAACATAGCCGGTTTTGTTGAGAATGGAG GTCTAGAGAGATTATCAGGGTTGAGCAACTTGAAGTTCATCAATTTAGGCGGTAACCTGTTTAACAATAGCATCTTCTCATCTTTAGCTGGTCTTTCATCACTAAGAACATTATTACTGCGTTTTAATAGATTGAAAGGAAGTATTGATGTTAAAG AATTGGATTCCATGAGCAACTTAAAGGTGTTGGACATGGGCATGAATGAAATCGAAGATTTTAGTGTTCGTCCTAAAG ATTACAGAATCTTGAGGAAGTTGTATGCACTTGTTCTAGATGATGTCACAATTAGAGATGGAAACAAGTTTTTACAGGCAATGGGATCATTCCCATCCCTCAAGACTCTTTCCCTTAAGTCCAGTAATTTCACAAGAACCGTGAACAGTCAAG AATCCGAATCATCACATTCTATGACcccaaaatttcaattagaGTCCGTTGCATTATCTGGTTCTGGTATCCATGCCACATTTCCCAAATTCCTTTACAATCAGCATGACTTGGAGTATGTTGATTTCTCTGACAGTAACTTGAAGGGAGAATTTCTAAATTGGTTGTTAGAAAACAACACAAATTTGAACACTCTTGTTCTACGCAATAATTCTCTGTCAGGACCTTTTCGGATGCCAATTCAACCGCATTGGCATTTAGATACATTATATGTCTCCAAAAATTTCTTCCAAGGAAACATTCCATTGGAAATTGGAGTATATTTCCCAAGACTGGTGTATTTAAATTTGTCTAGAAATGATTTCAACGGTAGCATTCCCTCTTCAATTGGGGATATGAACTCGTTAGAAGCTCTGGACTTGTCTCACAACCAATTGACTGGTGAAATTCCCGAGCACTTAGCCATGAGTTGCTTCAATTTGGAATTTCTTGTGTTGTCAGAAAACAGTCTGCTCGGTCAGTTattctctaaaaaaaattatttaagaaagTTGGTAAGTTTACACTTGGACGCCAATTACTTCACCGGAGAGATCCCAAAAAGTTTGTCTAATTGCTCCCATTTAGAAGGGTTGTATATGAGTGATAACAATCTCTATGGTAACATTCCAGCGTGGTTGGGTAATCTTTCATCATTATATGATATTATGATGGCGAGCAATCATCTTCAAGGTCCAATTCCATTAGAGTTTTGTCAGCTTAATTATCTTCAAATTTTGGACCTTTCAGAGAACAATATATCTGGGAGTTTACCATCTTGTTCTAGTCATTCCTCTATCACGCAAGTTCACCTCTCCAAAAACATGTTATATGGACCACTAAGATATGGTACATTCTTCAATAGATCTTCTATTGTGACATTAGATCTTAGCTATAATAGCTTTAGTGGTTACATTCCATACTGGATTGAAAGGCTTACTTATTTGAGGTACCTTATCTTGGctaataataatcttgaagGTGAAGTGCCAATTCAATTGTGCCGGTTGAAGCAGCTGCGGTTGATAGATCTTtctaataacaatatttttggtcaaattccTGGTTGCTTAGATAACACTTCGCTTCATAATAACGGCGATAATGATGATTCATTGGTTCCAGCTTTTAATCATAATGTTAGAAGTACTTATTCAGCTGGGTCTTCAACAATGGAAAAGGAGGAAAGTATAATGTTCACAACCAAGGAGATATCTTTCTCGTACAAGGGTAAACCTCTTAACAAAATGTATGGAGTTGATCTTTCTTGCAATAAATTGACAGGTGAGATTCCTCCTCAAATTAGCAAATTGACCAGAATCCGTGCACTAAACTTGTCCCACAATAATTTGACGGGAGTAATCCCAGtgactttttcaaatttgaaccAAGTCGAAAGCTTGGATATTTCGTACAACAACTTGAATGGGAAAATCCCTCCTCAGCTCGTTGAGTTAAATGCATTGGCTTTTTTCAGTGTGGCTCACAATAACTTATCAGGCAAGATCCCCGAGTGGACTGCACAATTTACAACCTTTAAAGAGGATAGCTATGAAGGGAATCCTCTTCTTTGCGGGAAACCATTGCCTGATTGTGATGTTGCAGCTGTGCCAGAAGCTTCAAATGAAGAAGATGGTAATAGTTTAATTGACATGGGCAGTTTCTATATCACTTTTACATCATCTTACGTAATTGTGATCTTGGCAATCATTGGAGTCTTGTATGTGAATCCTTACTGGCATCGTAGATGGTTTTATCTTATTGAAAATTGGATGACGTcttgtttctattttattatcGACAATCTTATTCCCACAAGATTCTATCATGCATGTATGCAGTTGCATTATTACcttgtttga